The Flavobacteriales bacterium region AAGGATGTTTTAATTGTTGGTGATACAGGATATGTGAGTGTACCTGGGTTTTATGGCGACTCGATCGGAAGAATTGCAATTATTGACTTGCCGAATATGTCTTTCGTTAGAGAAGATACATTAGGATTAAATGCAGGTGAAATAGGTGACTTGGTATTGTCAAACGGGAAAATTCATGCAATAAGTTCAATAACTTGGGGTGCACCTGGAACTATTGCAAAATATGTTATTGCCACTGGACAAGTAGAGGAAATTGTTCAATTTGATACGACTGTTACAAAAGGAGTATTAGAATATGACGGATTACTTTACGTGAAATTGGCTAGTAACATGGCAACTATTGATGTTTCGGACATGACAGTGGCCAATGATAATTTAATTAACGCTTCATTTTCAGCCACATTAATTGATACGGTTGATGCACTTATTTATGGGGCGATGACAGATTACTTCAGTTATGGTGAAATTGGCATATTTGGCTTGGATGGAACGCCTGTTGATACATTTAGTGTAGGGATTTCTCCAGAGGCTATGGGATTTGTGTGGCAAAGTACTGTTTCTGTTAACGAGGTTGCATTCGTGCATACTGGAGTTTACCCAAATCCTGCTCAAAATATAGTAATTGTTACTTCTGAAATTTCAAATGGAACTTATCAAGTTGTGGATGTAACAGGAAGAACAGTTCAAACAGGAAGTAATTCTAAATCAAAATTTGAATTGAATGTTTCTTCTTTAGTTTCAGGAGCATATTTTATCACAGTGTCTGACGACATATCGAGAGAAACCTACCGATTAATTAAAGAATAATAATTTCGGGAGCCTTGTGGCTCCCGAAATTTATTTAATATGAAAATCTTTATAGTTTTCTTCCTAATC contains the following coding sequences:
- a CDS encoding T9SS type A sorting domain-containing protein, producing the protein KDVLIVGDTGYVSVPGFYGDSIGRIAIIDLPNMSFVREDTLGLNAGEIGDLVLSNGKIHAISSITWGAPGTIAKYVIATGQVEEIVQFDTTVTKGVLEYDGLLYVKLASNMATIDVSDMTVANDNLINASFSATLIDTVDALIYGAMTDYFSYGEIGIFGLDGTPVDTFSVGISPEAMGFVWQSTVSVNEVAFVHTGVYPNPAQNIVIVTSEISNGTYQVVDVTGRTVQTGSNSKSKFELNVSSLVSGAYFITVSDDISRETYRLIKE